One region of Lampris incognitus isolate fLamInc1 chromosome 4, fLamInc1.hap2, whole genome shotgun sequence genomic DNA includes:
- the LOC130112054 gene encoding secretory phospholipase A2 receptor-like: MARAFPGPFFILLLGCAVCGLGSVIKKKFHFNQTPLSWLDAQKHCRRFYSHDCERPYFFLCDDTKFPSFHERVYFVYPVKTWLKAQEYCRTYYTDLVTFRDYDTKNFSLSLRNFQVWIGLHRDTDGETWEWSTGMSDYRNWQYEGNYDCVSISSMNKTMATQDCSTLLPFICYSDNLLLVKENKTWLEALEHCRAIEALDPNNPLLYRNYRYDLVSMNSEGDHLYMWGRIKDATTDQVWTGLCFLAGQWRWVNGVQGLYQEAPPCPAQDQRCGALSKHNSTALETRNCTEKRNFLCYKK; encoded by the exons ATGGCGAGAGCTTTCCCAGGACCCTTCTTCATACTCCTCCTCGGCTGTGCTGTGTGTGGCCTCGGCTCAGTGATAAAGAAAAAGTTCCACTTCAACCAGACTCCTCTGTCCTGGCTGGATGCCCAGAAACACTGCAGAAG GTTTTACAGCCATGATTGTGAAAGGCCATACTTCTTCCTCTGTGATGACACCAAGTTTCCGAGCTTTCATGAGAGGGTCTATTTTGTTTATCCGGTGAAGACATGGCTCAAGGCCCAGGAATACTGCAGGACTTACTACACAGATTTAGTCACTTTCAGAGATTATGACACAAAAAACTTCTCCCTCAGTCTGAGAAACTTCCAAGTCTGGATTGGACTGCACAGAGATACAGATG GTGAGACATGGGAGTGGAGCACAGGGATGTCAGACTACAGGAACTGGCAATATGAGGGAAATTATGACTGTGTCTCCATCTCCTCTATGAACAAAACGATGGCCACCCAAGACTGCTCCACTTTGCTTCCCTTCATCTGTTACAGTGATAACCTGCTCCTGGTGAAGGAGAACAAGACATGGTTGGAGGCCTTGGAACATTGCAGGGCCATAGAGGCCCTGGATCCCAACAATCCCCTTCTGTACCGCAACTACCGCTATGACTTGGTCAGCATGAACTCTGAAGGTGACCACCTCTACATGTGGGGCAGAATCAAGGATGCAACCACAGACCAG GTATGGACGGGCCTGTGCTTCCTGGCTGGCCAGTGGAGGTGGGTGAACGGGGTGCAGGGATTGTATCAGGAGGCACCGCCCTGCCCCGCTCAGGACCAGCGGTGTGGAGCGCTGTCTAAACACAACAGTACAGCCTTGGAAACAAGGAACTGCACTGAGAAAAGGAACTTCCTCTGCTACAAGAAATGA
- the foxr1 gene encoding forkhead box protein R1, with translation MPLHFMTSRFFDLHCSTGLTDWDMDEEMKLATTTDQFYQADDKIFDKYLVQWHYARISRRKDAHAFCGEKSEFLVQPNLWLMVNPNLVCPLQYVKDVPVEQPTPRAVKTHPVHGEFSTSATAGPSQAEPTSSAECMLGGPDVAASVDVPMCRKRTIKARDSKTVKLGGWHRPPVNYCILIAIALSCSRTGSLNVQQIYNFTREHFPFFQTAPDGWKNTIRHNLCFSDSFCKSPHQLGSKGKRKSCLWHLTLDGQQRLRDVVNVLKRKLFEDLKKSMSHPGETRVIPTKRFNKLSE, from the exons ATGCCTTTACACTTCATGACAAGTCGTTTCTTTGACCTCCATTGTTCCACAGGCTTGACTGACTGGGACATGGATGAGGAAATGAAACTGGCAACAACAACAGATCAGTTTTACCAAG CGG ACGACAAAATTTTTGATAAATACCTGGTCCAGTGGCACTACGCAAGGATATCTAGACGAAAAGATGCACATGCTTTTTGCGGCGAGAAATCCG AGTTTTTGGTACAGCCAAACCTGTGGTTGATGGTGAACCCGAACCTAGTCTGCCCACTGCAATATGTCAAAGACGTCCCAGTGGAACAACCGACACCTCGGGCGGTGAAAACCCACCCAGTCCACGGCGAGTTCTCCACATCCGCCACCGCTGGTCCCAGTCAGGCCGAACCGACTTCCTCTGCTGAATGCATG CTTGGAGGTCCAGACGTTGCCGCCTCGGTGGACGTGCCTATGTGTAGGAAGAGGACCATTAAAGCCAGG GACAGCAAGACAGTAAAGCTAGGGGGTTGGCACCGCCCTCCTGTCAATTACTGCATCCTCATTGCCATAGCTCTCAGCTGCAGCCGTACAGGAAGCCTCAACGTCCAACAGATTTACAATTTTACCAG AGAACACTTCCCATTCTTTCAGACGGCTCCTGATGGCTGGAAAAACACAATCCGCCACAATCTCTGTTTCAGTGACAGCTTCTGCAAGTCCCCTCACCAGCTAGGCAGTAAAGGCAAGAGGAAGTCATGTTTGTGGCACCTGACCCTGGATGGCCAGCAGAGACTAAGGGACGTGGTTAATGTCTTGAAAAGAAAATTGTTCGAGGACCTGAAGAAGAGCATGTCCCACCCAGGTGAGACGAGGGTGATCCCTACCAAGAGATTTAATAAGCTAAGCGAGTAG